A genome region from Anopheles stephensi strain Indian chromosome 2, UCI_ANSTEP_V1.0, whole genome shotgun sequence includes the following:
- the LOC118507008 gene encoding uncharacterized protein LOC118507008, with product MAIGSLSAVLRWIACASVTLQIASTAVVRQYTCDSYFQSWCQLHNATVHMDTDVQASMFPRVRQLGFIYGSIGNFSHTFNNQLFKAGVLRVFARGTRVTHLTMPSTIEQLYLRDNGLRTIEIDPRTRYALRYLRLQMNKLRTIARFEHLTQLLELNLCDNLIEDVALDTFATMPNLRQLILCGNHIKTFGPSTGFVQLPSLTHLDLGGNFLQRLPLERWQLPQLINLSVRDNLLTTLDSSLLVRRFPLLRILDASANALDCHSYHEALQTFVNRSVVHLIDRRMCGVDDAIVLDTEVVRRTPNVIQPDDRTVATTEVRHLKERIFLQQRTIQQQRMEIEQLRANLTTLMEQFDLVAGPARALDPF from the exons ATGGCTATCGGATCCCTATCAGCAGTATTGCGTTGGAT TGCGTGTGCGAGTGTGACGCTCCAAATAGCTAGTACCGCCGTCGTACGACAGTACACCTGCGACAGTTACTTCCAATCCTGGTGCCAGCTGCACAATGCCACAGTTCATATGGACACCGACGTTCAGGCAAGCATGTTCCCGCGAGTGCGTCAGCTAGGCTTCATCTACGGTTCGATCGGCAACTTTTCGCACACCTTCAACAACCAACTGTTCAAAGCCGGGGTTCTGCGTGTGTTTGCCCGTGGAACTCGCGTCACGCATCTCACCATGCCCAGCACGATCGAGCAACTCTATCTGCGCGACAATGGTTTGCGAACGATAGAGATAGATCCTCGCACCCGGTACGCACTACGCTACCTAAGGCTCCAGATGAACAAACTACGCACGATCGCACGCTTCGAACATCTCACCCAACTGCTCGAGCTAAATCTCTGCGACAACCTTATCGAAGACGTAGCACTCGATACGTTTGCCACCATGCCTAACCTGCGCCAGCTGATACTGTGCGGCAACCATATAAAGACGTTCGGACCTTCGACCGGATTCGTGCAGCTGCCCTCCCTGACCCATCTCGACCTGGGTGGCAATTTCCTGCAAAGGCTCCCGCTTGAACGGTGGCAGTTGCCACAGCTGATTAATCTAAGCGTGCGCGACAATCTGCTTACCACGCTCGACAGCAGCCTGCTCGTGCGACGGTTCCCCTTGCTACGGATTCTGGACGCATCGGCGAACGCGCTCGATTGCCACTCGTACCACGAGGCGCTGCAAACGTTCGTCAACCGGTCCGTGGTGCATCTGATCGATCGACGCATGTGCGGCGTGGACGATGCGATCGTACTCGATACGGAGGTGGTGCGACGGACGCCGAACGTGATCCAGCCGGATGACCGAACGGTGGCGACGACCGAGGTACGACATCTCAAGGAGCGAATCTTCCTGCAGCAGCGCACCATACAGCAGCAGCGGATGGAAATCGAGCAGCTGCGCGCCAATCTGACAACGCTGATGGAGCAGTTCGATCTGGTCGCTGGACCGGCAAGGGCACTTGATCCATTTTAA